The following coding sequences lie in one Pelecanus crispus isolate bPelCri1 chromosome 27, bPelCri1.pri, whole genome shotgun sequence genomic window:
- the YJU2B gene encoding LOW QUALITY PROTEIN: putative splicing factor YJU2B (The sequence of the model RefSeq protein was modified relative to this genomic sequence to represent the inferred CDS: deleted 2 bases in 1 codon): MGERKGTNKYYPPDFDPAKHGSLNKYHHSHPLRERARKLSQGILVIRFEMPYNIWCDGCKNHIGMGVRYNAEKKKVGTYYTTPIYRFRMKCHLCVNYIEMQTDPAGCDYVIVSGARRKEERWDMGDNEQILPTEREEKEKLETDAMFRLEHGVADRAVLQRAVPTLATLQEAQSAWKDDFALNSRLRQRFREEKKTLREEEEEAAALQAKAGLSIPLVREAEEDRRLAALLKYRSPDSYEEKQRMKRTEISSRSWFPPAAGGRAGEALRKLGLAGRAPRGLGGPPATPAGLGIVRRRAGEGPEGPAEPGGPERGEETPRSPPAPTGEPRGGVTPGRPPLPPSPPPLPPAAAASLVADYSDSSSEAESA, from the exons ATG GGCGAGCGCAAAGGCACGAACAAGTACTACCCCCCCGACTTCGACCCGGCCAAG CATGGCTCCCTCAACAAGTACCACCACAGCCACCCGCTGCGGGAGAGGGCCCGCAAGCTGTCCCAGGGCATCCTCGTCATCAG gttCGAGATGCCCTATAACATCTGGTGCGACGGCTGCAAGAACCACATCGGCATGG GCGTCCGGTACAACGCGGAGAAGAAGAAAGTCGGCACCTACTACACGACGCCCATCTACAG GTTTCGGATGAAGTGCCACCTCTGCGTCAACTACATCGAGATGCAGACCGACCCGGCGGGCTGCGACTACGTCATCGTCAGCGGCGCCCGGCGCAAGGAAGAGCGCTGGGACATGGGGGATAACGAGCAGATCCTGCCCACCG AgcgggaggagaaggagaagctggagaCGGACGCCATGTTCCGGCTGGAGCACGGCGTGGCCGACCGGGCGGTGCTGCAGAGAGCCGTGCCCACGCTGGCCACTCTGCAGGAGGCCCAGAGCGCCTGGAAGGACGATTTCGCCCTCAACAGCCGGCTCCGGCAACGCTTCAGG gaggagaagaagacgctgcgggaggaggaggaggaggccgcGGCGCTGCAGGCGAAGGCCGGCTTGAGCATCCCACTGGTGCGGGAGGCGGAGGAGGACCGGCGCCTGGCCGCGCTGCTCAAGTACCGCAGCCCCGACT CCTACGAGGAGAAGCAGAGGATGAAGCGGACGGAGATCTCCAGCCGCTCCTGGTTCCCCCCGGCCGCCGGCGGCAGAGCCGGCGAGGCGCTGCGGAagctggggctggcggggcgAGCGCCGCGGGGGCTTGGGGgtccccccgccacccccgccgGCTTGGGCATCGTCCGGCGCCGTGCCGGAGAGGGGCCCGAGGGGCCGGCGGAGCCCggggggccggagcggggcgaggagaccccccgcagccccccagcacccaccggcgagccgcgg gggggggtgaCGCCAGGACGACCCCCGCTGCcaccctccccgccgccgctgccccccgccgccgccgcttccctCGTCGCCGACTATTCCGACTCCAGCTCCGAGGCGGAGAGCGCCTGA